One region of Danio rerio strain Tuebingen ecotype United States chromosome 5, GRCz12tu, whole genome shotgun sequence genomic DNA includes:
- the tlcd5b gene encoding TLC domain-containing protein 5 (The RefSeq protein has 1 substitution compared to this genomic sequence): protein MPLFIVETSCSLISWLFLYLLLCHLNSGRDSEWNCRLVTLFHGILIICLTAYIGFIAGPWPFTHPGTENTYFQILTLVLSLGYFLFDMAWCVYFRTEGPVMLAHHTMSIFGILLALGLGESGIETCAVLFGSEITNPLLQARWFLKRMGCYDSLAGDVVDLLFILLFASVRIGVGSRMLYCELTSPKPSLIVKVGGVAIYTLSWIFMVDIARFACRKTCGKYRRWKERYKLDGVNGHAVKIK from the exons ATGCCTTTGTTTATAGTGGAGACAAGCTGCAGCCTGATTAGCTGGCTCTTTCTGTACCTGTTGCTGTGTCACTTGAACAGTGGGAGGGACTCTGAGTGGAACTGCAGGCTGGTCACTCTGTTTCATGGCATCCTGATTATCTGTCTGACTGCTTACATTGGCTTTATTGCTGGGCCATGGCCTTTCACACACCCAG GCACAGAAAACACATACTTCCAAATCCTGACTCTAGTTCTCAGCTTGGGATACTTCCTCTTCGACATGGCCTGGTGTGTGTATTTCCGTACAGAGGGTCCGGTGATGTTGGCCCACCACACCATGAGCATCTTTGGAATCCTGCTGGCACTGGGACTGGGTGAGTCAGGCATCGAGACCTGCGCCGTCCTCTTTGGCAGTGAGATCACCAACCCACTCCTGCAGGCGCGCTGGTTCCTCAAGCGCATGGGATGCTATGACAGTTTAGCTGGAGATGTGGTGGACCTACTCTTCATTCTTCTATTTGCCTCTGTGAGGATCGGCGTTGGAAGCAGAATGCTGTACTGCGAATTAACATCTCCAAAGCCATCGCTAATTGTCAAAGTTGGTGGGGTGGCCATTTACACTCTCTCATGGATCTTCATGGTAGACATTGCACGGTTTGCTTGCAGGAAAACTTGTGGTAAATACAGGCGATGGAAGGAACAGTACAAGCTGGATGGTGTTAACGGACatgctgttaaaataaaataa